Within Bdellovibrionales bacterium, the genomic segment TGGCGCGTAAAAAAGATAAATCTGGTTTTGTTCCGGCTGTCGAGATCATGATCAACAACGCTCGCGTTCGAGAAATGATTGAAGATCGAGATAAAACCAAAAACATCATCGTCGCCATCGAGGAAGGAATGGTTCCCTGGGGAATGCAATCCTATGATCAAAGCCTCTTGAGGTTATTGGGATCTGACATTATAACGTTTGAGGAGGCTCTTGCGTTGTCATCAAACCCAGAGGATTTTCGCATGCGCTGCAGTGGTGTCGACGCCTTGGACGGAAAGAAGTGGACATCAGGCGCCGTCGATCAAAAAGTCACAGATGACTGGCATGGACTTTCTGAAGTGGAGATAGAAACCCCACCGGAATTTAAAAAACGGCAGAAACAAAAAAGGAAAGGTGATTCCGAAAGTGACGACGAGGACAAGGAATAAAAAAATTGACTCTTCGGACAACCTTGCCCTTGCGGTGGCCAAACTCGCTCAGCTCTTGAGCCAACGTGATCACAGCGAAAAAGAACTCAAACAAAAGCTAGCTGTTCATTTTCAAATTGAAACTATTGAGAAGGCCATCGAACGTGCAAAAAGCAATCGTTGGCTTGCGAAAGAAAATGAACTTGCTGAGAAAGTGGCCCAAAACCTTGGCCGTAAGAAGAAAGGTCAACTGTACATCCAGAATTACCTGCGACGAAAAGGACTTCCTCAGGTAGTCTTCGATAAGGATCAGGAAGTGACCAACGCCCGGAATCTTCTTGTGCGCAAGTTTGGCAGCGAAATAGATTTTGAAACAAAACAACGTGCCTATCGCTTCTTGGCCCATCGAGGCTTTGAAGATTACATTATTAGGGAAGTGCTCTATGAAAAGTCGTGATGTCCGCTCTACCTTTATCAATTATTTTAAGAAGCAGCACCACCAACCAGTCAACTCGTCGCGTTTGATTCCAGAAAATGATCCCACGCTTCTGTTCACTAATGCCGGGATGAACCAATTCAAGAATGTTTTTCTAGGTCTTGAATCCCGCGAATATAAGCGCGCTGTCTCCTCACAAAAATGTGTTCGCGCTGGAGGAAAGCACAATGACTTAGAAAATGTCGGCCAAACCGCTCGTCACCACACTTTTTTTGAAATGTTAGGTAATTTCTCTTTCGGAGACTATTTCAAAAAGGAAGCGATCCATTACGCGTGGGATTTGGTCACTCAAGAATTTGGTCTCCCCAAGGATAGGCTCTATATTTCTGTCTTTGAAAAGGACGAAGAGGCCGCCCAGATTTGGCATCAACAAGAGGGAGTGCCAAAAGATCGAATTTATCGATTTTCTGAAAAGGACAATTTCTGGAGAATGGGCAATAGCGGGCCTTGTGGCCCCTGTTCTGAAATCTTCTATGACTTGGGTCCTGAAGTTGGTGGAGATCCTCTTCAAAATGTGATGGGAGGAGACGGCGACAGATTCGTAGAATTTTGGAATCTCGTATTCATGCAATTCAACGAAAGCGAAAATGGCGTTCAGACACCTTTACCCAACCCCTCAATTGATACGGGAGCCGGCCTCGAAAGGCTGGCAATGATTCTCCAAGGTGAAATCAGCAACTACCATACTGACGCCTTTCAGGATCTCATCGCTGTGGCCATGAAAATTTCAGGGCACGAATATTTAAAATCGATGAAAAACATCAGAGACAAAGACAAACCTGGCTTAGAAGCGATCAATGTCGCCTTTCGGGTCGTTGCTGACCACGCTCGAGCTGCCGCATTTTTGATTGCTGACGGTGTTTTGCCATCTAACGAAGGACGAGGTTACGTTTTGAGAAGAATTCTTCGTCGAGGTATTCGATTTGCGCAAAAGTTAACTGAAAAGGATAGTCTCATGGTCCCCGTGGTCGAGCAGGTGATCAGTCAAATGGTCGACATCTACCCTGACCTTTCTGCTCAGAAAAAATTGATTTTAACAACCATGAATGACGAGGAATCCCGATTTCTCAATACTCTGTCTCAAGGGACCCACTTACTTGATCAGGCGATTCAGAATCTTATCAGCCGAGGCCAAAAGGTTATCGATGGCGATCTCGTTTTTAAACTTTATGATACCTTTGGCTTTCCTTCCGATCTCACTCGCCTTATTGCCTCTGAACGTGGCATTCAAGTTGACGAAGTAGAATTTGAGCGAAGGATGGAAGCCGCCCGGCAAACAGCCAGAGCCTCGTGGAAGGGCCATAGCTTGAGTGGAGACCAGGCCCATCGTATCAAGGAGACCCAAGCCTTGCTTCGTGACATGGGACCAACAAATTTTGTCGGCTACCAGGGGGTTACTCAGGCATCTGGGACTGTCCTTCTGGTCTCGGATGGCAAAGATTCCAAGAACCATCTCAGAGTCAATGATTTGGGAATGATCGCTTGTGATTCCACCTGTTTTTACGCTGAGAGCGGCGGTCAGGCTGGAGACGTGGGT encodes:
- a CDS encoding regulatory protein RecX — its product is MTTRTRNKKIDSSDNLALAVAKLAQLLSQRDHSEKELKQKLAVHFQIETIEKAIERAKSNRWLAKENELAEKVAQNLGRKKKGQLYIQNYLRRKGLPQVVFDKDQEVTNARNLLVRKFGSEIDFETKQRAYRFLAHRGFEDYIIREVLYEKS
- the alaS gene encoding alanine--tRNA ligase encodes the protein MKSRDVRSTFINYFKKQHHQPVNSSRLIPENDPTLLFTNAGMNQFKNVFLGLESREYKRAVSSQKCVRAGGKHNDLENVGQTARHHTFFEMLGNFSFGDYFKKEAIHYAWDLVTQEFGLPKDRLYISVFEKDEEAAQIWHQQEGVPKDRIYRFSEKDNFWRMGNSGPCGPCSEIFYDLGPEVGGDPLQNVMGGDGDRFVEFWNLVFMQFNESENGVQTPLPNPSIDTGAGLERLAMILQGEISNYHTDAFQDLIAVAMKISGHEYLKSMKNIRDKDKPGLEAINVAFRVVADHARAAAFLIADGVLPSNEGRGYVLRRILRRGIRFAQKLTEKDSLMVPVVEQVISQMVDIYPDLSAQKKLILTTMNDEESRFLNTLSQGTHLLDQAIQNLISRGQKVIDGDLVFKLYDTFGFPSDLTRLIASERGIQVDEVEFERRMEAARQTARASWKGHSLSGDQAHRIKETQALLRDMGPTNFVGYQGVTQASGTVLLVSDGKDSKNHLRVNDLGMIACDSTCFYAESGGQAGDVGRIVGPGGQAEVLDTTKLNDIHLHHIRVVDGVINKGDLVHQIVLSAERLSTASNHSATHLLHAALKRILGSHVNQAGSHVQPGRLRFDFTHNRPLSEAELLNIENLVNDEIGSARNITTTVMTADEAKNSGAVALFGEKYGDKVRVVKMGDFSMELCGGTHVENTAIIRLFKIVSEGSVSSGVRRIEAITGEMASRFLLKHTRENVKARQLAGLSENWTQYLEEEISTQQKLDDWIEKQKLEIKSLQRQIAHLRGNQINIDDFVSAAVPFEFHGKSGRLILADIPLDDRKILSDIGDKLRDQIQSGVIVIVGQGEQNHPILVSVTKDLVGPINAGAILKEISQEMAGKGGGRADFAQGAGTDRSGLPNAFDKARSLVGLRQTI